In Drosophila miranda strain MSH22 chromosome XR, D.miranda_PacBio2.1, whole genome shotgun sequence, the genomic window TCTCGCCATAGTGCAAAATGTTATACACATCGTCGCACACAACAATAAAATCATACTTCCTGGCTAGCTGGACAATGCCGCGGCAAACCTCTGAAAAATAGATtagagaatgaaatgaaaactATTTGACCAGAGGACAGACCTACCTGGCGAGAACAGTATGCCCGTGGGGTTGTGATAGGTCGGAATGGTGTAGTACATTCCCCAGAACTCCTTGCTCTGAGAGCTGAATTTGTGCTTGGCCACCTTTTCGCCCAGATCCTGCAGATCAACGCCATCATCATTCAACTTGACTGGTACGATGGTCAGACTAGTGAAGTGCTTCATGCTATCCAGGGCTATCATATAGGTGAACTCATCCACAAATATATAGCCCTGGAAGTCAATCAACGTCGACAGCAGCAAATGCAGGCCGTTTGTGGCGCCAGCCGTAATAATCAAATCCTCACtaaaaacataaaacaatGATAGTCCAATCGTATAACGATTGTAGCCACAAAACCGCAGACCAACTCTTACCAGTTGACAGGGCTGTCGTACATGGCGCTGAAGTATGTGGCTATCTCACGCCGCACCTCGAAGCAACCATTTGTGGGTCCATATTGAAAGATAAGCGACTGATTTTCCTTCTTTTCATATTGCTGAAAAAGTGCACAAGGTCATTTGAATGGGAAATTGCATAATGAAGGCACGCCACTCGCTTACCAGACAATGTTCGGTGGCCTGCTGAAAGATATCGCAGCAGGACTCGAGAAGGTCAGTTCCCGGAGCCCCGACACCCAAATTGAGAATGTTCGGCTCGTAGACATTCCACGCGCCTCCATCGAAAAGATGCTTCAGCTTGCGTTCCTCGTTGGCACGTGACATGCTGGTCCGTAGAATGTTTGTCTTCTAATGGTCTTATCAATCCGAACTGCACTCATATTTATAGAATAGAACATAGTCAATTTCGTGATAACAAATGCTCTTTGTTGCGATGGCGTGCGAATGGCAACGGCAAGTGCCGTTCACAGCAGCACGCAAGCAAA contains:
- the LOC108152122 gene encoding uncharacterized protein YER152C, with amino-acid sequence MSRANEERKLKHLFDGGAWNVYEPNILNLGVGAPGTDLLESCCDIFQQATEHCLQYEKKENQSLIFQYGPTNGCFEVRREIATYFSAMYDSPVNCEDLIITAGATNGLHLLLSTLIDFQGYIFVDEFTYMIALDSMKHFTSLTIVPVKLNDDGVDLQDLGEKVAKHKFSSQSKEFWGMYYTIPTYHNPTGILFSPEVCRGIVQLARKYDFIVVCDDVYNILHYGERPEARLLSYDVRSDPEYAGHVISNCSFSKILGPGLRLGWLEVPPRIRPILEGSGLANSGGCFNNYTAGIVGSLFELNLAQKQIAHFHKTYKERMLATTETLRAELPKGCKMISPSGGYFIWIRLPKTLDARKFLEYSLEHQKIAFIAGPRFASDGESGKQLFRLSIGFHGKAKLVDGARRLCQALKDYMMLETTP